In Deinococcus sp. YIM 134068, the following are encoded in one genomic region:
- a CDS encoding DUF1272 domain-containing protein has protein sequence MLKMKPACERCRAPLPADGEAAICSFECTFCPTCAGEMNLVCPNCGGELVARPRRTRSPASAALGRLARR, from the coding sequence ATGCTCAAGATGAAGCCCGCCTGCGAGCGGTGCCGTGCTCCCCTCCCGGCAGACGGCGAAGCGGCAATTTGCTCCTTCGAATGCACCTTCTGCCCGACCTGTGCGGGAGAGATGAATCTCGTCTGCCCCAACTGTGGCGGTGAACTTGTCGCCCGTCCCCGCCGTACCCGCTCGCCCGCATCGGCGGCGCTCGGTCGGCTCGCGCGGCGCTGA